One window of the Lytechinus pictus isolate F3 Inbred chromosome 5, Lp3.0, whole genome shotgun sequence genome contains the following:
- the LOC129260350 gene encoding uncharacterized protein LOC129260350 translates to MEYPLAEMPTMSGSRTGCRYSPVQMIGRCNKKSCILIENFLYQASSGQLERQPLEEDSDTSEEDEEEDLDTLITMETDDGIDAFQDRAGSVWEMSDEIHTDKTSAVSNPVQSSLMPPYRLAREGTTLTLEEFYSSTPVPVRPRELPGVRVPERKRTAKAEVQGEDDCVDAKVTVAESERDEGESSDYSSADDDLEADKTESAAMAPPMGSTGEPEIMGKDASLKTGQDRSFTKTEKLSKKFNSQHQRDTYLSRSKTMGSIDIPKKSVSKQNQPTVYNMSAMSGSGDADRALSGKFVVDKHVAIQSRKASHLSSASSSSASSSSSSKRIESSTKQTIPTVGLVSTDSVDLPPSNDRVPKSMPMPKMTRAHTLYGPMRTHGKIRHSKSESPPVIYPVPPVVSMAYKTRPSIVRDGGHPTAKSKYGTKDKALKDLKQHHQTGNAGETASQKKTAGGRRPLGATSSSQKRPVFSSAGSWRQRSEVEDVLLRDGTPPGSPLQRKTSTKDS, encoded by the exons atgGAATACCCACTTGCTGAAATGCCAACCATGTCTGGTTCCAGGACCGGATGTAGGTACTCTCCAGTGCAGATGATCGGAAGATGCAACAAGAAATCATGCATCTTAATAGAGAATTTCCTGTACCAAGCCTCCTCTGGGCAACTGG AGAGACAACCTCTTGAGGAAGACTCAGACACCTCAGAAGAAGACGAGGAGGAAGATTTGGATACCCTCATCACCATGGAAACAGATGATGGAATAGATGCATTCCAGGACAGGGCAGGCAGTGTCTGGGAAATGTCTGATGAG ATCCATACAGACAAGACCAGTGCTGTCTCCAATCCTGTACAAAGTTCCTTAATGCCACCATACAGGCTTGCTCGTGAGGGGACCACTCTGACCCTTGAAGAATTCTATTCCTCCACCCCTGTACCTGTCCGTCCACGAGAGCTTCCTGGGGTTAGGGTTCCCGAGAGGAAACGGACTGCAAAGGCTGAGGTGCAAGGAGAAGATGATTGCGTTGATGCCAAAGTGACAGTGGCGGAATCAGAAAGGGATGAAGGAGAGAGTTCCGATTATTCATCTGCGGATGATGACCTTGAGGCAGATAAAACAGAGAGTGCCGCTATGGCTCCACCAATGGGCTCTACTGGAGAGCCAGAAATAATGGGCAAAGATGCAAGTCTAAAGACAGGGCAAGACAGATCTTTTACAAAGACAGAAAAACTTTCTAAAAAATTCAATTCCCAACACCAAAGAGATACTTATTTGTCAAGATCCAAGACAATGGGAAGCATAGACATACCAAAGAAGTCTGTTTCAAAACAGAACCAACCAACCGTGTATAATATGAGTGCAATGAGTGGTTCAGGTGATGCTGATAGAGCCCTCTCAGGAAAGTTTGTGGTTGACAAGCATGTGGCTATACAGAGTAGAAAAGCCTCACACTTATCATCAGCATCCTCCTCATCagcatcctcctcctcatcttcaAAGAGAATAGAGAGCAGTACTAAACAGACCATTCCCACTGTTGGCCTAGTCAGCACTGACAGCGTGGATTTGCCCCCGTCCAATGATAGAGTCCCCAAAAGCATGCCAATGCCTAAAATGACCAGAGCTCATACGCTTTATGGTCCAATGAGGACTCACGGAAAGATTCGGCATTCCAAAAGCGAGTCTCCACCGGTGATATACCCTGTTCCACCTGTAGTATCAATGGCTTACAAGACAAGGCCATCCATCGTCAGGGATGGAGGTCACCCAACAGCTAAATCTAAGTATGGGACCAAAGATAAGGCCTTGAAAGACCTGAAGCAACATCACCAAACAGGGAATGCGGGTGAAACTGCAAGCCAGAAAAAGACAGCTGGAGGCAGGAGGCCTCTTGGTGCCACCTCTTCCTCTCAAAAGAGACCTGTCTTCTCTTCTGCAGGATCATGGCGACAAAGGTCAGAGGTTGAGGATGTGCTTCTCAGAGATGGCACCCCTCCTGGTAGTCCATTGCAGAGGAAAACTTCAACCAAAGATTCATGA